One Kitasatospora sp. NBC_01287 DNA window includes the following coding sequences:
- a CDS encoding GlxA family transcriptional regulator — protein MTAPHRVAVLALDRVIAFELGIPSRIFESATAADGSPLYQVATCTVDGRAVASSSDFKISVDHGPELLELADTVIVPAARDLGPAFLHGELNGPLAEAMARIRPGTRIASICTGAFVLAAAGLLDDRPATTHWRYTERFAQLFPQVRLDPDVLFVDDGDVLTSGGVAAGVDLCLHLVRRDHGGAVANQVARTCLVPPWREGGQRQYVEAPTPADDTGDSTAAVRGWALEHLAEPLTLRRLAERARMSVRTFTRRFREETGSSPGQWLTVQRTARARELLERTELSIDQVARESGFGTAASLRLQLRGHLDLAPSAYRRTFRTPAG, from the coding sequence ATGACGGCACCTCATCGGGTCGCGGTCCTGGCCCTGGACCGCGTGATCGCCTTCGAACTGGGCATCCCCTCCCGCATCTTCGAGTCCGCGACGGCGGCGGACGGCAGCCCGCTCTACCAGGTCGCGACCTGCACGGTGGACGGCCGCGCGGTGGCCAGCAGCAGCGACTTCAAGATCAGCGTGGACCACGGTCCCGAACTCCTGGAGCTGGCCGACACCGTGATCGTCCCGGCCGCCCGGGACCTCGGGCCGGCCTTCCTGCACGGCGAGCTGAACGGGCCGCTCGCCGAGGCGATGGCCCGGATCCGGCCCGGCACCCGGATCGCCTCGATCTGCACGGGCGCCTTCGTGCTGGCCGCCGCCGGGCTGCTGGACGACCGCCCGGCCACCACCCACTGGCGCTACACCGAGCGCTTCGCCCAGCTCTTCCCGCAGGTGCGGCTCGACCCCGACGTGCTCTTCGTGGACGACGGCGACGTGCTCACCTCCGGCGGGGTGGCCGCCGGGGTCGACCTCTGCCTGCACCTGGTGCGCCGCGACCACGGCGGCGCGGTGGCCAACCAGGTGGCCCGCACCTGCCTGGTGCCGCCGTGGCGCGAGGGCGGGCAGCGGCAGTACGTCGAGGCGCCCACGCCGGCGGACGACACCGGCGACAGCACGGCGGCGGTGCGCGGCTGGGCGCTGGAGCACCTGGCCGAGCCGCTGACGCTGCGTCGGCTGGCCGAGCGGGCCCGGATGAGCGTGCGCACCTTCACCCGGCGGTTCCGCGAGGAGACCGGCAGCAGCCCGGGGCAGTGGCTCACCGTGCAGCGCACCGCACGGGCCCGGGAGCTGCTGGAGCGCACCGAGCTGAGCATCGACCAGGTGGCCAGGGAGTCCGGCTTCGGCACGGCGGCCTCACTGCGGCTGCAGCTGCGCGGGCACCTGGACCTGGCACCGAGCGCCTACCGGCGGACCTTCCGGACGCCGGCGGGCTGA
- a CDS encoding alpha/beta fold hydrolase → MHEFDAPDGTRLAYHVFGEGEPLVCLPGGPMRDAEYLGDLGGLGAHRRLIVLDPRGTGSSAVPADEGSYRCDRQVADVEALRVHLGLDRLDLLAHSAAANLAVLFATRHPERVARLALVTPSTRAVGIPVTGETRREAALLREDEPWFAAAIAAFEAIEAEQETDEDWEAIVPFSYGRWDAVAQAHDAAAAEQENEEAEDGFGAEGAFDPDATRAALATLTSPVLVLAGELDWATTPGIAGEFAALLPGAELAVQQGAGHYPWLDDAEAFASAVAGFLDR, encoded by the coding sequence ATGCATGAATTCGACGCACCCGACGGCACCCGGCTGGCCTACCACGTCTTCGGGGAGGGCGAGCCGCTGGTCTGCCTGCCGGGTGGCCCGATGCGGGACGCCGAGTACCTGGGCGACCTCGGCGGGCTCGGCGCGCACCGGCGGCTGATCGTGCTCGACCCGCGCGGCACCGGCTCCTCGGCCGTGCCCGCGGACGAGGGGTCCTACCGGTGCGACCGGCAGGTGGCCGACGTCGAGGCGCTGCGGGTCCACCTCGGCCTCGACCGGCTGGACCTGCTCGCGCACTCGGCCGCCGCCAACCTCGCGGTGCTCTTCGCCACCCGGCACCCCGAGCGGGTCGCCCGGCTCGCCCTGGTCACCCCGAGCACCCGGGCCGTCGGCATCCCGGTCACCGGGGAGACCCGGCGCGAGGCGGCCCTGCTGCGCGAGGACGAGCCGTGGTTCGCCGCCGCGATCGCCGCCTTCGAGGCGATCGAGGCCGAGCAGGAGACCGACGAGGACTGGGAGGCCATCGTCCCCTTCTCCTACGGCCGTTGGGACGCGGTGGCCCAGGCCCACGACGCCGCCGCGGCGGAGCAGGAGAACGAGGAGGCCGAGGACGGCTTCGGCGCCGAGGGCGCCTTCGACCCGGACGCCACCCGCGCCGCGCTCGCCACCCTCACCTCCCCGGTGCTGGTGCTGGCCGGCGAGCTGGACTGGGCGACCACCCCGGGCATCGCGGGCGAGTTCGCCGCCCTGCTGCCCGGCGCCGAGCTCGCGGTCCAGCAGGGTGCGGGCCACTACCCGTGGCTGGACGACGCCGAGGCGTTCGCGTCCGCGGTCGCGGGGTTCCTCGACCGGTAG
- a CDS encoding anti-sigma regulatory factor, whose protein sequence is MQVLQVQLMVAADPAEVGRARRWVRAQVLAFGADPDAPFAETLVLVVSELVTNAVLHTGRPAVLRLSWPPAAGPLRVEVADASGSAPAPRHATASATSGRGLELVELLCARWGWYPQGSGKLVWCEIDRAGAGGGQSVREARALTA, encoded by the coding sequence GTGCAGGTGCTTCAGGTGCAGCTGATGGTGGCGGCCGACCCCGCCGAGGTCGGCCGGGCCCGCCGCTGGGTCCGCGCGCAGGTGCTCGCCTTCGGGGCGGATCCGGACGCGCCGTTCGCCGAGACCCTGGTCCTGGTGGTCTCCGAGCTGGTGACCAACGCGGTGCTGCACACCGGCCGGCCGGCCGTGCTGCGGCTCTCCTGGCCGCCGGCCGCCGGACCGCTGCGGGTGGAGGTGGCCGACGCCAGCGGTTCCGCGCCCGCGCCCCGGCACGCGACCGCCTCGGCCACCAGCGGGCGGGGGCTGGAGCTGGTCGAGCTGCTCTGCGCGCGCTGGGGCTGGTACCCGCAGGGCTCGGGCAAGCTCGTCTGGTGCGAGATCGACCGGGCCGGGGCCGGCGGCGGGCAGTCCGTCCGCGAGGCACGGGCCCTGACGGCCTGA
- a CDS encoding sigma-70 family RNA polymerase sigma factor translates to MTAPDWDQQMRSRLARGEESALGELYDQLAPLVHGLAGRILDDEQAAAQLTREVFGHLWEHPEEFDPDRRSLRSWVGELTQRRAVERLRGADLGQREIDARAADAQVQYVVAALPPPLRETLETAWLDGGTYQETARRLGISEQATKQRLRLGLQLLASELEFGS, encoded by the coding sequence ATGACCGCACCGGACTGGGACCAGCAGATGCGGTCGCGACTGGCCCGCGGTGAGGAGAGCGCGCTCGGCGAGCTCTACGACCAGCTCGCTCCGCTGGTGCACGGCCTGGCCGGGCGGATCCTGGACGACGAGCAGGCCGCGGCGCAGCTCACCCGGGAGGTCTTCGGCCACCTGTGGGAGCACCCGGAGGAGTTCGACCCGGACCGGCGCTCGCTGCGCTCCTGGGTCGGCGAACTGACCCAGCGGCGGGCCGTGGAGCGGCTGCGCGGGGCCGACCTGGGCCAGCGGGAGATCGACGCCCGGGCCGCCGACGCCCAGGTGCAGTACGTGGTGGCCGCACTGCCGCCGCCGCTGCGCGAAACGCTGGAGACCGCCTGGCTGGACGGCGGCACCTACCAGGAGACGGCCCGCCGGCTCGGCATCAGCGAGCAGGCGACCAAGCAGCGCCTCCGCCTGGGTCTGCAACTGCTCGCCTCCGAGCTGGAGTTCGGGTCATGA
- a CDS encoding DUF4229 domain-containing protein: MSSSKSHATLRYTSLRASIFLACLLVSVLLGHFGIIPVVGATGMVFLVLLAGLVSAPISYVVLSKQRDEMSEQVVSKVATIRSRAGQRVAAQNAEEDAADDAARAAAAGEAAATTQS, encoded by the coding sequence GTGAGCAGCAGCAAGTCCCACGCCACGCTCCGCTACACCTCCCTGCGGGCCAGCATCTTCCTCGCCTGCCTGCTGGTCTCCGTGCTGCTGGGCCACTTCGGGATCATCCCCGTGGTGGGCGCCACCGGGATGGTCTTCCTGGTGCTGCTGGCCGGCCTGGTCTCGGCGCCGATCAGCTACGTGGTGCTGAGCAAGCAGCGCGACGAGATGTCCGAGCAGGTCGTCAGCAAGGTCGCCACCATCCGCTCCCGGGCCGGACAGCGGGTCGCCGCGCAGAACGCCGAGGAGGACGCGGCGGACGACGCCGCCCGCGCGGCGGCCGCCGGCGAGGCCGCCGCGACCACGCAGTCCTGA
- a CDS encoding maleylpyruvate isomerase N-terminal domain-containing protein yields MLTEREHEALRGLLGAWALRACPPEEGAELERHFADCPDCAEEGERLRRAAARLRADDPLDQPDGLRQQVLDFCLTRRVADRPLAPWAAPYAAETAKLDALLRDLGPSEWQEVAELPWHGGALRHRPADVLCHLAAVDGLLARALGLPDVLPPAAEDRVPAQGGERGGPAGPFHELVERSERLSRAEAGATPHAVRTLWRTQAQALLREAAPATAGVPVDYGFATVPVRDAFIDRAFETWIHGEDVARAVDYPYAVPAPPHLRQMVDLAARMLPTALAGLRQAAYAGSAPAPGPGRTLRLVIEGPASGEWLIPLDGGPPDATAAAALAPPGDPVAEVVIDGVEFCQLAAAHRDPERLPVGEHGDRAAIRELLAAVPLLSRP; encoded by the coding sequence GTGCTGACGGAGCGGGAACACGAGGCGCTGCGCGGCCTGCTCGGCGCCTGGGCGCTGCGGGCCTGCCCGCCCGAGGAAGGCGCCGAGCTGGAACGGCACTTCGCCGATTGCCCGGACTGCGCCGAGGAGGGCGAACGGCTGCGCCGGGCCGCCGCCCGGCTGCGGGCCGACGACCCGCTGGACCAGCCCGACGGGCTGCGCCAGCAGGTGCTCGACTTCTGCCTGACCCGCCGCGTGGCCGATCGGCCGCTCGCGCCCTGGGCCGCCCCGTACGCGGCGGAGACGGCCAAGCTGGACGCGCTGCTGCGCGACCTGGGCCCGAGCGAGTGGCAGGAGGTGGCCGAACTGCCCTGGCACGGCGGGGCGCTGCGGCACCGGCCGGCCGACGTGCTCTGCCACCTGGCCGCGGTGGACGGGCTGCTCGCCCGGGCGCTGGGCCTGCCGGACGTGCTGCCGCCGGCCGCCGAGGACCGGGTGCCGGCCCAGGGCGGCGAACGCGGCGGGCCGGCCGGTCCGTTCCACGAGCTGGTGGAGCGCAGCGAGCGGCTGAGCCGCGCCGAGGCCGGCGCCACCCCGCACGCGGTGCGCACGCTCTGGCGGACGCAGGCCCAGGCACTGCTCCGCGAGGCCGCGCCGGCCACCGCCGGGGTGCCGGTGGACTACGGCTTCGCCACCGTGCCGGTCCGCGACGCGTTCATCGACCGGGCCTTCGAGACCTGGATCCACGGCGAGGACGTGGCCCGCGCGGTGGACTACCCGTACGCCGTCCCGGCCCCGCCGCACCTGCGGCAGATGGTCGACCTGGCCGCCCGGATGCTGCCCACCGCGCTGGCCGGCCTGCGCCAGGCCGCCTACGCCGGCTCCGCACCCGCCCCCGGGCCGGGCCGCACGCTGCGGCTGGTGATCGAGGGCCCGGCCAGCGGCGAGTGGCTGATCCCGCTGGACGGCGGGCCGCCGGACGCCACCGCCGCGGCCGCCCTCGCGCCGCCGGGCGACCCGGTGGCCGAGGTGGTGATCGACGGCGTGGAGTTCTGCCAGCTCGCCGCCGCGCACCGCGACCCGGAGCGCCTGCCGGTCGGCGAGCACGGCGACCGGGCGGCGATCCGCGAGCTGCTGGCGGCGGTGCCGCTGCTCTCCCGCCCGTAG
- a CDS encoding SdrD B-like domain-containing protein — protein sequence MRISLSRAPGRAAPPRLTLVRFSAVLALLAGSLLGSGALAPPAHAAISFTKSVDKADPEPGENVTYTLHYTCSLTECDNGLITDTLPAGMEFVGWSPDPSSVDVEGSTVPAAGTMGGTMAIKLHQLSPGTTATITVVLKYPNWTTANGTHSVNSATMTADGESAQTATAETTAHVQPQYTVTKGVQTSSGDGRSVTYQFSTCSAPNVPNVDLDASRLLDTLPPGAVVDTARSPGWEEVAPGPNTWGYDIGEFRSGNGQAGCRVPGVLVVYYPQDRFPDGTTSTNKVDLKGDPLGPEPERQLAEATAETHTFQPPTSGVHVTTGKSWRSTTTSGDLNGFSLFATNTDGPATSLTVTDPGGGTTEGLYNWFAPQSIQLDAWNPTSILLTLEYRLNGDPAWHTFTPGAALNGSGTRRISFAQGAGDPANDVLGIPAGRWLDGLRFTWNGPIPSGWSPGNSVQVLTQVLATGHDGRAAPDPLTNCVDTTATDGTNDAAAHACADTTVTAATNLGAAKTTVAGSLLSPGGTATFQVIPYNRTGRALDRPLVLYDVLPLGLIYVEGSARPDPGYADAKAPQSVEVSPGPDGRQVIKMTWPAGAPDMTYLHDQLAYRMLFDAQVAGSVHSGTLTNDVYVTADQPLRPVTCRFNGSDSGAVPDGMDLNGNGDTTETLCHASSEVEVQVPAVLRSYKEVKGDLDSDYGSMGTATPGGQLSYRMTVRNDSPDPVHDFIAYDRLPTPGDGYVLHPDAQRGSAWAPSLSRPLTSSDPTVVIEYTTAKQPCLPDTLRTPEQNAGCDASATWSTTFPGPGLAAWFRVSRPGELAAGDSFTLTWPMVASVDAPEGDYAWNSFAYAATDEAGQPLLPAEPAKVGVGVKRPKPTNNALGDRVWQDVNSDGIQQPDEPGLPGIRVELLDGNGQPVRDRNGVPVTAVTDANGYYLFDHLPDGSYAVRFDLATLPKDATVTKRGAGSDPALDSDADPVTGLTQTVRLSGGQRYLDLDMGVVLPAPPTPTPTPTPTPTPTPTPTPTPTPTPTPTPTPTPTPTPTPTPTPTPTPTPTPTPTPTPTPTPTPTPTPTPTPTETATPTGPPTPTPTPTVVPTPSPTTSGPPLPNTGSDLPGGLLAAIAGILALGGLVLLGLASRRAGRHG from the coding sequence ATGCGGATCTCCCTCTCCAGAGCGCCCGGCCGGGCGGCCCCGCCCCGGCTCACGCTCGTGCGCTTCTCGGCTGTCCTCGCACTGCTGGCGGGCTCGCTGCTCGGCAGCGGGGCGCTCGCGCCGCCCGCCCACGCGGCGATCTCGTTCACCAAGAGCGTGGACAAGGCGGACCCCGAGCCCGGGGAGAACGTCACCTATACGCTGCACTACACCTGTTCGCTCACCGAGTGCGACAACGGGCTGATCACCGACACCCTCCCGGCCGGGATGGAGTTCGTCGGGTGGTCGCCCGACCCGTCCTCGGTCGATGTCGAGGGCTCCACCGTCCCGGCCGCGGGCACCATGGGCGGCACGATGGCGATCAAGCTGCACCAGCTGAGCCCGGGCACCACCGCGACCATCACGGTCGTCCTCAAGTACCCGAACTGGACCACCGCCAACGGCACCCACTCGGTCAACTCGGCCACCATGACCGCCGACGGCGAGAGCGCGCAGACCGCGACCGCCGAGACCACGGCCCACGTCCAGCCGCAGTACACGGTGACCAAGGGGGTGCAGACCAGCAGCGGTGACGGACGCTCCGTCACCTACCAGTTCAGCACCTGCTCCGCCCCGAACGTGCCCAACGTCGACCTGGACGCCAGCCGGCTGCTCGACACGCTGCCCCCCGGCGCGGTGGTCGACACCGCCCGTTCGCCGGGCTGGGAGGAGGTGGCGCCGGGGCCGAACACCTGGGGCTACGACATCGGCGAGTTCCGCTCCGGCAACGGCCAGGCGGGCTGCCGGGTCCCGGGCGTGCTGGTGGTCTACTACCCGCAGGACCGGTTCCCCGACGGGACCACCTCCACCAACAAGGTGGACCTCAAGGGCGACCCGCTCGGCCCCGAGCCGGAGCGGCAGCTGGCCGAGGCCACCGCCGAGACCCACACCTTCCAGCCGCCGACCAGCGGGGTGCACGTCACCACCGGCAAGAGCTGGCGCTCGACCACGACCTCCGGCGACCTCAACGGGTTCAGCCTCTTCGCCACCAACACCGACGGCCCGGCCACCAGCCTGACCGTGACCGACCCGGGCGGCGGCACCACCGAGGGCCTCTACAACTGGTTCGCCCCGCAGTCCATCCAGCTCGACGCCTGGAACCCGACCAGCATCCTGCTGACCCTGGAGTACCGCCTCAACGGCGACCCCGCCTGGCACACCTTCACCCCCGGCGCGGCACTGAACGGCTCCGGCACGCGCCGGATCAGCTTCGCCCAGGGCGCCGGCGACCCGGCCAACGACGTGCTCGGCATCCCGGCCGGCCGCTGGTTGGACGGCCTGCGGTTCACCTGGAACGGGCCGATCCCCAGCGGCTGGAGCCCGGGCAACTCGGTGCAGGTGCTGACCCAGGTGCTGGCCACCGGGCACGACGGTCGCGCCGCCCCCGACCCGCTGACCAACTGCGTGGACACCACGGCCACCGACGGCACCAACGACGCCGCTGCCCACGCCTGCGCCGACACCACCGTGACCGCGGCGACCAACCTGGGCGCGGCCAAGACCACGGTGGCCGGCTCGCTGCTCTCGCCCGGTGGCACGGCCACCTTCCAGGTGATCCCGTACAACCGCACCGGCCGCGCGCTGGACCGTCCGCTGGTGCTCTACGACGTGCTGCCGCTCGGCCTCATCTACGTCGAGGGCTCGGCCCGGCCCGACCCGGGCTACGCGGACGCCAAGGCGCCGCAGTCGGTGGAGGTCTCGCCCGGTCCCGACGGGCGCCAGGTGATCAAGATGACCTGGCCGGCCGGCGCCCCCGACATGACCTACCTGCACGACCAGCTCGCCTACCGGATGCTCTTCGACGCCCAGGTGGCGGGCAGCGTCCACAGCGGCACGCTGACCAACGACGTGTACGTCACGGCCGACCAGCCGCTGCGGCCCGTCACCTGCAGGTTCAACGGCAGCGACAGCGGCGCCGTGCCGGACGGCATGGACCTGAACGGCAACGGCGACACCACCGAGACCCTCTGCCACGCCTCCTCCGAGGTCGAGGTGCAGGTCCCGGCCGTGCTGCGGTCGTACAAGGAGGTCAAGGGCGACCTGGACAGCGACTACGGCAGCATGGGCACCGCCACCCCCGGCGGGCAGCTCTCCTACCGGATGACGGTCCGAAACGACTCGCCCGACCCGGTGCACGACTTCATCGCCTACGACCGCCTGCCCACCCCGGGCGACGGCTACGTGCTGCACCCCGACGCCCAGCGCGGCAGCGCCTGGGCCCCCTCGCTCAGCCGGCCGCTGACCAGCAGCGACCCGACAGTGGTGATCGAGTACACCACCGCCAAGCAACCCTGCCTGCCGGACACCCTGCGCACCCCCGAGCAGAACGCCGGCTGCGACGCCTCGGCGACCTGGAGCACCACCTTCCCGGGCCCCGGGCTGGCCGCCTGGTTCCGGGTCAGCCGCCCGGGCGAGCTGGCCGCCGGCGACTCCTTCACGCTCACCTGGCCGATGGTCGCCTCGGTCGACGCACCCGAGGGCGACTACGCCTGGAACAGCTTCGCCTACGCCGCCACCGACGAGGCCGGCCAGCCGCTGCTGCCCGCCGAGCCCGCCAAGGTGGGGGTCGGGGTGAAGCGGCCCAAGCCGACCAACAACGCGCTGGGCGACCGGGTCTGGCAGGACGTCAACAGCGACGGCATCCAGCAGCCGGACGAGCCCGGACTGCCCGGGATCCGGGTGGAGCTGCTCGACGGCAACGGCCAGCCGGTGCGCGACCGCAACGGCGTCCCGGTCACGGCGGTCACCGACGCCAACGGGTACTACCTCTTCGACCACCTGCCGGACGGCTCCTACGCGGTGCGCTTCGACCTGGCGACGCTGCCCAAGGACGCGACCGTGACCAAGCGCGGCGCGGGCAGCGACCCGGCGCTGGACTCGGACGCGGACCCGGTGACCGGGCTCACCCAGACGGTGCGGCTGAGCGGCGGGCAGCGGTACCTGGACCTGGACATGGGGGTGGTGCTGCCGGCGCCGCCGACGCCGACGCCGACGCCTACGCCTACGCCTACGCCTACGCCTACGCCGACGCCTACGCCGACGCCTACGCCGACGCCGACGCCTACGCCGACGCCTACGCCTACGCCTACGCCTACGCCTACGCCGACGCCTACGCCTACGCCCACGCCGACGCCCACGCCGACGCCCACGCCGACGCCCACGCCCACGCCGACGCCCACGCCGACGCCGACCGAGACGGCCACTCCGACCGGGCCGCCCACTCCCACCCCGACCCCGACGGTGGTGCCCACTCCGAGTCCGACCACCAGCGGGCCGCCGCTGCCGAACACCGGCAGCGACCTGCCCGGCGGCCTGCTCGCCGCGATCGCCGGGATCCTCGCGCTCGGCGGGCTGGTGCTCCTCGGACTGGCGAGCCGCCGCGCGGGACGCCACGGGTAA
- a CDS encoding LacI family DNA-binding transcriptional regulator, translating into MTGAPTPAEPGTPVRRPTGRDVAQLAGVSQATVSLVFSGSEAGHRVSATTRQRVLEAARGLGYRPQAAGRQLRLGRSGLALLAVPNLQGPFFGRVLAGVHEEAARHGLDVVVSSGWSATTLAEAATTSRFDGLLICSPDDSQLGGLPPGTPAVFLDADPAAAGGAPTVELDLAGGMAAAVGHLLALGHRRLGRFRSTHSAHTFRVRQAAFEAAARGLDVLEVGVPLNRGESAARSAATELLGRPDRPHAVVCDDDVVASGVYQAAADLGLRIPRDLSVVGIDNVSVAALLTPPLTTVDLPGEQLGRAGVAALVARLDGRPVRESAPLPTSLIVRGSTAPA; encoded by the coding sequence GTGACCGGCGCGCCCACGCCTGCCGAGCCCGGCACGCCGGTCAGGCGCCCCACCGGCCGCGACGTGGCCCAGCTGGCCGGCGTCTCGCAGGCCACCGTCTCGCTGGTCTTCTCCGGCTCCGAGGCCGGCCACCGGGTCTCCGCCACCACCCGGCAGCGGGTCCTGGAGGCGGCTCGCGGTCTGGGCTACCGCCCGCAGGCGGCCGGTCGCCAGCTGCGGCTGGGCCGCAGCGGCCTGGCCCTGCTCGCCGTGCCCAACCTGCAGGGCCCGTTCTTCGGCCGGGTGCTGGCCGGGGTGCACGAGGAGGCCGCCCGGCACGGCCTGGACGTGGTGGTCAGCTCCGGCTGGAGCGCCACCACCCTCGCGGAGGCCGCCACCACCAGCCGCTTCGACGGGCTGCTGATCTGCTCGCCGGACGACAGCCAGCTCGGCGGGCTGCCACCCGGCACCCCGGCCGTCTTCCTGGACGCCGACCCGGCCGCGGCCGGCGGCGCCCCCACCGTCGAGCTCGACCTCGCGGGCGGCATGGCGGCCGCCGTCGGCCACCTGCTCGCGCTCGGCCACCGGCGCCTGGGCCGCTTCCGCTCGACCCACAGCGCGCACACCTTCCGGGTCCGCCAGGCCGCCTTCGAGGCCGCTGCCCGCGGCCTCGACGTGCTCGAAGTCGGCGTCCCCCTCAACCGCGGCGAATCCGCCGCCCGGTCGGCCGCCACCGAGCTGCTCGGCCGGCCCGACCGCCCGCACGCCGTGGTCTGCGACGACGACGTGGTCGCCTCCGGCGTCTACCAGGCCGCCGCCGACCTTGGCCTGCGGATCCCGCGGGACCTCTCGGTGGTCGGCATCGACAACGTCTCCGTCGCGGCGCTGCTCACCCCGCCGCTGACCACCGTGGACCTGCCCGGCGAGCAGCTGGGCCGGGCCGGGGTGGCGGCCCTGGTGGCCAGGCTGGACGGGCGGCCGGTGCGGGAGTCGGCGCCGCTGCCCACCTCGCTGATCGTCCGGGGCTCGACGGCGCCGGCCTGA
- a CDS encoding MFS transporter, with the protein MTTELTTPTDGRPDRHPDRRPDRRPATRPHYAWIVAAVSLLVLVGSAGFRSAPGLMMGAWNSQFGWSHATIGIAVSVNLVLYGLTAPFAAALMDRFGVRLVTVCALLTISVGSGLTVLMTRPWQLILCWGFLVGLGSGSMAGAFATTISGRWFRARQGLVLGVLTAGGATGNLIFLPVLSWLVQNEGWKAAVMVVSLCATAVSVPVLLLMRERPADLGLLPYGARPGEPDAEAVGGDRALSRTLRVLREAVRVRQFWLLAGSFSICGATTVGVVGTHFIPAAHDHGMPETTAASLLALIGVFDVIGTVASGWLTDRIDSRRLLLVYYALRGLSLVLLPQLFAGSVKPPFLAFVIFYGLDWVATVPPTVALCRRQFGADAPIVFGWVLACHQLGGAIAATAAGALRDHYGNYDLAWDGAGGLCALAVLLCLGLRGRPAATVPPGAPAAR; encoded by the coding sequence GTGACCACCGAGCTGACCACGCCCACCGACGGCCGCCCCGACCGCCATCCCGACCGCCGTCCCGACCGCCGTCCCGCCACCCGCCCGCACTACGCCTGGATCGTCGCCGCCGTCTCGCTGCTGGTCCTGGTCGGCTCGGCGGGCTTCCGCTCCGCACCGGGCCTCATGATGGGCGCCTGGAACAGCCAGTTCGGCTGGTCGCACGCCACCATCGGGATCGCCGTCTCGGTCAACCTCGTGCTCTACGGCCTGACCGCGCCGTTCGCCGCCGCGCTGATGGACCGCTTCGGGGTGCGCCTGGTGACGGTCTGCGCGCTGCTCACCATCTCGGTGGGCTCCGGGCTGACCGTGCTGATGACCAGGCCCTGGCAGCTGATCCTCTGCTGGGGCTTCCTGGTGGGCCTGGGCAGCGGCAGCATGGCCGGCGCCTTCGCCACCACGATCAGCGGGCGCTGGTTCCGGGCCCGGCAGGGCCTGGTGCTCGGGGTGCTCACCGCGGGCGGCGCGACCGGCAACCTGATCTTCCTGCCGGTGCTCTCCTGGCTGGTGCAGAACGAGGGCTGGAAGGCCGCGGTCATGGTGGTCTCGCTCTGCGCCACCGCCGTCTCCGTGCCGGTGCTGCTGCTGATGCGCGAGCGCCCCGCCGACCTCGGACTGCTGCCCTACGGCGCACGGCCCGGTGAGCCGGACGCCGAGGCCGTCGGCGGCGACCGGGCCCTGTCGCGCACCCTGCGGGTGCTGCGCGAGGCCGTGCGGGTGCGGCAGTTCTGGCTGCTGGCCGGCTCCTTCTCGATCTGCGGGGCGACCACGGTGGGCGTGGTCGGCACCCACTTCATCCCCGCCGCGCACGACCACGGGATGCCGGAGACCACCGCGGCGAGCCTGCTCGCGCTGATCGGCGTCTTCGACGTGATCGGCACCGTGGCCAGCGGCTGGCTCACCGACCGGATCGACTCGCGCCGCCTGCTGCTCGTCTACTACGCGCTGCGCGGCCTGTCCCTGGTGCTGCTGCCGCAACTGTTCGCCGGCTCGGTGAAGCCGCCGTTCCTGGCCTTCGTGATCTTCTACGGCCTGGACTGGGTCGCCACCGTGCCGCCCACGGTCGCGCTCTGCCGGCGCCAGTTCGGTGCCGACGCGCCGATCGTCTTCGGCTGGGTGCTGGCCTGCCACCAGCTGGGCGGCGCGATCGCCGCCACCGCGGCCGGGGCGCTGCGCGACCACTACGGCAACTACGACCTGGCCTGGGACGGCGCGGGCGGCCTCTGCGCGCTGGCGGTGCTGCTCTGCCTGGGGCTGCGCGGCCGCCCGGCCGCCACCGTGCCGCCGGGCGCCCCGGCGGCACGGTAG